A portion of the Emcibacter nanhaiensis genome contains these proteins:
- the kynA gene encoding tryptophan 2,3-dioxygenase encodes MKEFSDNRDLASEAIHWDQDISYGGYLDLDRLLDSQNLRTDSHDEMMFIIIHQASELWMKLCIHEIGAAMREVSRDNLGASFKMLARVSRIQAQLRQSWDVLSTMTPSDYLSFRDGLGQSSGFQSFQYREIEYALGNKNAALMEVHRGMPERYHRLKSVLEAPSFYDLCLQVLDRNGFDIPAGHLDRDWALPYEPHQAVEDAWAKVYADPEKYWSLYELAEKLVDLEHNFQMWRFSHMKTVERIIGFRHGTGGTSGVAFLKKALDLRFFPELWTVRTGL; translated from the coding sequence ATGAAAGAGTTTTCAGATAACAGAGACCTGGCCAGCGAAGCTATTCACTGGGACCAGGATATCAGCTATGGCGGGTATCTTGATCTTGACCGTTTGCTGGACAGTCAGAACTTGCGGACAGACAGCCACGACGAGATGATGTTTATTATTATACATCAGGCCTCTGAGTTGTGGATGAAGCTCTGTATTCATGAAATTGGTGCCGCCATGAGGGAGGTTTCCAGGGATAACCTCGGGGCTTCATTCAAGATGCTGGCGCGCGTGTCCCGCATCCAGGCGCAGCTTCGTCAAAGCTGGGACGTATTGTCGACTATGACGCCTTCCGATTACCTGAGTTTCCGGGACGGTCTGGGGCAAAGTTCGGGCTTTCAGTCCTTCCAGTACCGGGAAATAGAATATGCCCTCGGCAATAAGAATGCGGCGCTGATGGAAGTTCACCGAGGCATGCCCGAACGTTACCACCGGTTGAAGTCTGTCCTCGAAGCGCCGAGTTTCTATGATCTGTGCCTGCAGGTTTTAGACCGCAACGGTTTTGATATTCCGGCAGGCCATCTTGATCGGGACTGGGCATTGCCTTACGAACCGCACCAGGCCGTAGAGGATGCCTGGGCCAAGGTTTATGCCGACCCTGAAAAATATTGGTCCTTGTATGAGCTGGCCGAGAAGCTGGTGGACCTGGAGCATAATTTTCAGATGTGGCGGTTCAGTCATATGAAAACAGTGGAGCGCATCATCGGCTTCCGCCATGGAACAGGTGGCACCAGTGGGGTCGCCTTTCTGAAAAAGGCGCTGGATCTGCGGTTCTTCCCGGAACTCTGGACCGTGCGGACCGGACTCTAG
- a CDS encoding LysR family transcriptional regulator — protein sequence MIRLGLHHIAMIKSLGMTGNVSATARELGLGQSAVSHRMKEAERRAGASLFRREGHSIALTQAGRRLLGAAANILSELESAEKDIEQLCRGVDTIIRIGAACYAGFGWFPGFLKSLEARHPNCTAEIVAETSEDPAALLATNSADMVLTATPVERPDIKCLKLTDDRLVAVMASGHPLTHNNVADPRDIINYTYVTHHTYPEKGREYETIFRPLNLLPKRVISAGRTQALTEILLTGEAVTILPELAIGNQARRLGLRLLPILSDPKPVAWYALFKPKSRNASMEEELMRLLQESIRK from the coding sequence ATGATACGATTGGGGCTGCATCATATCGCGATGATCAAAAGCCTGGGCATGACAGGAAACGTCTCGGCGACGGCGCGGGAATTAGGGCTTGGTCAATCAGCCGTAAGCCACAGGATGAAAGAAGCCGAGAGACGCGCCGGCGCCTCACTTTTCCGGCGCGAAGGCCATTCGATTGCCCTGACCCAGGCTGGCCGGCGATTGTTAGGCGCCGCGGCAAATATACTGTCCGAACTCGAAAGTGCCGAGAAAGACATCGAGCAGCTCTGCAGAGGCGTTGACACAATCATCCGCATCGGCGCGGCCTGCTATGCCGGTTTTGGTTGGTTTCCAGGTTTTCTGAAATCCCTGGAAGCACGGCACCCAAACTGCACGGCTGAAATCGTGGCTGAGACGTCGGAAGATCCGGCCGCATTGCTCGCAACCAACAGCGCTGATATGGTCCTGACGGCGACCCCCGTTGAACGGCCGGACATCAAATGCCTCAAGCTGACCGATGACAGACTTGTCGCAGTGATGGCTTCGGGCCACCCCCTGACTCACAATAATGTAGCCGATCCCAGGGACATCATAAACTATACCTATGTCACCCATCATACTTATCCTGAAAAAGGCAGGGAATATGAGACCATTTTCAGACCATTAAACCTGTTGCCCAAACGCGTGATCAGCGCGGGCAGAACGCAGGCCTTGACCGAAATCCTTTTGACAGGCGAAGCCGTGACAATTTTACCTGAACTGGCTATTGGCAACCAGGCAAGGCGACTGGGGCTGCGCCTGCTCCCTATTCTGAGTGACCCAAAACCGGTCGCCTGGTACGCTCTTTTCAAGCCGAAAAGCAGAAATGCGTCGATGGAGGAAGAATTGATGAGACTCCTACAGGAATCGATTCGTAAATAG
- the kynB gene encoding arylformamidase, producing MTDIIDISQTLGQGLPVWPGDTAFESKPVWQIDGDCPVTVSKLTLSTHSGSHADAPCHYDPEGADMAAVDVQAYIGPCLIVDVSGQKGPVMWEHVAEDLESISGPLERVLFRTFRTFPHDHWRSDFRAIDAGLITALVARGCLLIGTDAPSLDPEESKELPAHNAVREAGMAILEGLVLDQVMPGTYELIAPPLKIEKADASPVRALLRKIGKNENTE from the coding sequence ATGACGGATATTATTGATATTAGTCAGACCCTGGGGCAGGGACTGCCTGTTTGGCCGGGCGATACGGCATTTGAAAGCAAACCAGTCTGGCAAATTGATGGCGACTGTCCTGTGACGGTGTCAAAACTGACCCTGTCAACACACAGCGGCAGCCACGCGGATGCACCGTGTCACTATGATCCAGAGGGGGCCGATATGGCTGCGGTCGACGTGCAGGCATACATAGGGCCTTGTCTGATCGTTGATGTGTCCGGCCAAAAGGGGCCGGTAATGTGGGAACATGTCGCTGAGGATCTGGAGAGTATTTCCGGTCCGCTCGAGCGGGTTCTGTTTCGCACCTTCCGGACCTTTCCGCATGACCACTGGCGCAGCGATTTTCGTGCGATCGATGCCGGCCTGATTACAGCGCTGGTGGCGCGGGGCTGTCTGCTGATCGGCACCGATGCGCCGTCGCTGGATCCTGAAGAGTCAAAAGAATTGCCCGCTCACAACGCTGTCCGCGAGGCGGGCATGGCAATACTTGAAGGGCTTGTTCTGGATCAGGTCATGCCGGGGACCTACGAATTGATTGCGCCGCCGTTGAAAATTGAGAAGGCAGATGCCAGCCCTGTGCGCGCCTTGTTAAGAAAGATTGGAAAAAATGAAAACACTGAATGA
- a CDS encoding benzoate-CoA ligase family protein, which produces MTYQLGPSGHEDTFARDNLPPPDQQPEFLLDGFTYPEWLNAGVELTDRMVEKGFGDHIALIGNGRVRTYKELADWTNRIAHALVEDYGIKPGNRVMIRSANNPAMVACWLAATKAGAVVVNTMPMLRAAELAKIVDKARIEFALCDTRLLEELESCAGESQYLNTVVGFDGTANHEAELDRAALNKPVRFEAVRTGRDDVALLGFTSGTTGMPKATMHFHRDLLIIADGYAQEVLQVKPSDVFAGSPPLAFTFGLGGLAVFPLRFGAAAALLENASPPNLIEIIQKYRVTICFTAPTAYKVMLEAMEEGVDLSTLRCAVSAGETLPAPVFNAWKEKTGKPLLDGIGATEMLHIFLTNRFEDARPGCTGKPVSGYEVRVVDDGMNDVPDGEAGRLAVRGPTGCRYLADERQKDYVQDGWNLTGDSFIRDAEGYFHFAARSDDMIISAGYNIAGPEVEAALLGHAAVAECAVIGVADEDRGQLVKAFVVLAPGQTASADLAKTLQDHVKATIAPYKYPRAVEFIEALPKTPSGKIQRFALRR; this is translated from the coding sequence ATGACGTATCAATTGGGACCATCCGGACATGAGGACACTTTCGCGCGGGATAATCTGCCGCCACCAGACCAGCAGCCGGAGTTTTTGCTGGACGGGTTTACCTATCCTGAATGGCTGAATGCGGGGGTTGAACTTACCGACCGCATGGTCGAGAAGGGATTTGGCGACCATATCGCCCTGATCGGCAACGGACGGGTGCGCACCTACAAGGAACTGGCGGACTGGACCAACCGCATCGCCCACGCCCTTGTGGAGGACTATGGCATCAAGCCGGGAAACCGGGTCATGATCCGCTCCGCCAACAATCCGGCCATGGTGGCCTGCTGGCTGGCGGCAACCAAGGCCGGAGCGGTGGTGGTCAACACCATGCCGATGCTGCGTGCCGCTGAGCTGGCGAAGATCGTCGACAAGGCTCGGATTGAATTTGCCCTTTGTGATACGCGCCTGCTGGAGGAACTGGAAAGTTGTGCGGGCGAGAGCCAATATCTCAACACAGTGGTTGGTTTCGACGGCACCGCCAACCATGAGGCGGAACTGGACCGGGCCGCGCTGAACAAACCGGTCCGGTTTGAGGCGGTTCGCACGGGGCGGGATGATGTGGCCCTGCTGGGCTTTACCTCCGGCACGACCGGCATGCCAAAGGCGACCATGCATTTTCACCGCGATCTGCTGATCATTGCTGACGGCTACGCGCAAGAGGTTCTGCAGGTAAAGCCTTCGGATGTCTTTGCCGGCTCGCCGCCGCTGGCGTTCACATTCGGTCTCGGCGGCCTGGCGGTTTTTCCACTTCGCTTCGGGGCTGCCGCGGCCTTGTTGGAGAACGCCAGCCCGCCCAACCTGATCGAGATCATTCAAAAATACCGCGTCACCATCTGTTTTACGGCGCCGACGGCCTACAAAGTGATGCTGGAGGCAATGGAAGAGGGCGTGGACCTGTCCACACTTCGCTGTGCGGTGTCTGCCGGCGAAACGCTGCCGGCGCCGGTGTTTAACGCCTGGAAAGAGAAAACCGGCAAGCCGCTGCTGGACGGGATCGGGGCGACCGAGATGTTGCATATTTTCCTGACCAATCGGTTCGAAGACGCCCGCCCTGGCTGTACCGGAAAACCGGTCTCCGGTTATGAGGTTCGTGTGGTGGACGATGGCATGAACGACGTTCCGGACGGAGAGGCGGGAAGGTTGGCTGTGCGCGGTCCGACCGGCTGCCGCTATCTGGCCGATGAGCGGCAGAAAGACTACGTGCAGGACGGGTGGAACCTGACCGGCGACAGCTTTATCAGGGATGCGGAAGGCTATTTCCATTTTGCGGCGCGTTCGGACGACATGATTATTTCGGCTGGCTATAACATTGCAGGGCCGGAAGTTGAAGCCGCGCTGCTGGGGCATGCCGCCGTCGCCGAATGCGCGGTGATCGGTGTGGCGGATGAAGATCGCGGCCAGCTGGTAAAGGCCTTTGTGGTGCTGGCGCCGGGACAGACGGCAAGTGCAGATCTGGCCAAAACGCTGCAGGATCATGTGAAGGCCACCATTGCCCCCTATAAATACCCGAGGGCGGTGGAATTTATTGAGGCGCTACCCAAGACGCCGAGCGGAAAAATCCAGCGTTTTGCCCTGCGGCGGTGA
- the kynU gene encoding kynureninase, producing MKTLNDFNAHDLDRQDPLARFRDRFEMPQGVIYMNGNSLGPLTRDARERMARTVSEEWGEDLIRGWNTAGWYDLARRVGDKIGRLIGADAGETVMCDSTSVNLFKAVSSALDLRPGRTKIVTEAGNFPTDLYMLDGINRFSAEKYDIQILPRDQIADAIDEETAVVVLTHVHYVTGEIFPLRELTARAHEMGALTVWDLSHSVGAVDVRLNDWGADFAVGCGYKHLNGGPGAPAFLFAARRYHETMRQPLSGWFSHKSPFAFRDDFEPTVGAGRMLCGTTGVLGGSALEAAVDLMLESDQAERLEKMKLLSRYFQLLVGERCQGLGLDCVSPDDVEKRGAHLSYRHENAYAVMQNLIARGVIGDFRAPDQMRFGFSPLFMSFSDIKNAVDILADILGRGSWQAAEYQTRNAVT from the coding sequence ATGAAAACACTGAATGATTTTAATGCCCATGACCTGGACCGACAGGATCCACTGGCCAGGTTCCGTGACCGTTTTGAGATGCCCCAGGGTGTCATTTATATGAACGGTAACAGCCTGGGACCGCTTACCCGTGATGCCAGGGAGCGGATGGCGCGCACCGTCAGCGAGGAATGGGGGGAAGATCTGATCAGGGGCTGGAATACCGCCGGCTGGTATGATCTGGCGCGCCGGGTCGGCGACAAAATCGGCCGCCTGATTGGCGCGGATGCCGGGGAAACGGTAATGTGCGACAGCACCTCCGTCAACCTTTTCAAGGCTGTGTCATCGGCCCTGGACCTGCGGCCCGGGCGGACAAAAATTGTGACCGAGGCCGGTAATTTCCCAACCGATCTGTATATGCTGGACGGGATCAACCGATTCAGTGCAGAAAAATATGACATTCAGATTCTGCCGCGCGATCAAATCGCTGACGCCATCGATGAAGAGACCGCCGTCGTGGTCTTGACCCATGTGCATTATGTAACCGGAGAGATTTTCCCGCTGCGGGAACTGACCGCCCGCGCGCATGAGATGGGGGCGCTGACAGTGTGGGATCTCAGTCATTCGGTCGGGGCGGTGGACGTCAGGCTGAACGACTGGGGCGCGGATTTTGCGGTTGGCTGCGGCTACAAACACTTGAATGGCGGGCCGGGTGCCCCGGCCTTTCTGTTCGCGGCACGACGGTATCATGAAACAATGCGGCAGCCCCTGAGTGGCTGGTTCAGTCACAAGTCCCCCTTCGCATTCCGGGACGATTTTGAGCCGACGGTCGGGGCCGGACGCATGCTGTGCGGGACGACCGGTGTTTTGGGGGGCTCGGCGCTGGAAGCTGCGGTCGATTTAATGCTGGAAAGCGACCAGGCGGAACGTCTTGAGAAAATGAAATTGCTCAGCCGCTATTTCCAGTTGCTGGTGGGTGAGCGCTGTCAGGGTCTGGGCCTCGACTGTGTTTCGCCTGACGACGTGGAGAAGCGTGGCGCCCACCTGTCGTACCGGCATGAAAATGCCTATGCGGTAATGCAAAACCTGATTGCCCGCGGGGTCATTGGCGATTTCAGGGCCCCGGACCAGATGCGATTCGGCTTTTCTCCCCTGTTCATGAGTTTTAGCGATATAAAGAATGCAGTGGATATCCTCGCAGATATTCTTGGGCGTGGGTCCTGGCAGGCGGCAGAATATCAGACCAGGAACGCAGTTACCTGA
- a CDS encoding LuxR C-terminal-related transcriptional regulator, which translates to MNKKLSLVIGPAGYGKSTLLGDWYGDLQADGIAAGWLNLDEQDSDPGLFALYLAYSLAEAGLYEEISRLQPEGFSDNTKPTVTIGVLLSAIRNYDERIVLILDGVENLPEQCIEQILDPVLLYMPDNLHLVLAGRHCGDLPLSRLKLQGQVTEISGNDLKFTPFEIEEFLDGYLERKDIARVAEKLEGWPAAVQLVRNILAENSDPSQALTSYSGAEKNTRDYIIETVFSPLSSLQKGLLLDFCIFENIDRDILQDMRPEGDVLALLGTLNSLDGQFLYISGPAENSYRIHPLLREALISHLEETNPAHFREIHRKAAMMYSDTGDIIQAIKHSLKAGTPEIGAIAVEKAGGVMLWNKEGMSRIRQAVALLPEEVYRDHPRLHLAKALVCLKDGHLNDGRHIFDQVTRQIEESGTAPTTELAYDLVVISSTLSVYDGTPLTEQVTDQIGDYINNSDLIDKVQIGFAQTVVCISSLQKGDYETAKSVGAQAVAHFQKYNSVFGEVYIYIHMASVALAEGELDEAQDYLTKVQNNQRKYFIDDKDMRLVSSILRAELHYERNELNSAARLLKDINHRLENGEAWYEIYASGYTVSTALAFLTKGLEACLSLADESSKYIKREGLKRLNRLVVANKAGYLCRSDLVSKARKLIQQNNLTFEEYRRNHGEEFSAREKYGVLQALVRLLIAEKRYDEAIPELRRLIQKARRDRHPQTEQKYRLFLAIAGFESGQKQPAFRELDKVLSFVRQKGLLRFMLDEASFVLPLLSAYCEDAKAAERDHARYILSCVEETAPANDKIILTRRENQMLEQIAEGHSDKIIARNLDVSENTVRFHLKNLFKKLDVKNRRLAVVEAKRQLLLK; encoded by the coding sequence TTGAATAAAAAACTTTCCCTTGTCATTGGGCCTGCCGGATATGGAAAGTCAACGCTTCTCGGGGACTGGTACGGGGATCTTCAGGCAGACGGAATTGCCGCAGGGTGGCTGAATCTTGACGAACAGGATAGCGACCCGGGCCTATTCGCCCTTTACCTGGCCTATTCCCTGGCAGAGGCCGGTTTGTATGAAGAGATCAGCCGGCTTCAACCGGAAGGCTTCAGCGACAACACGAAACCAACCGTCACCATCGGTGTTCTTCTTTCCGCGATAAGAAACTATGACGAGCGGATTGTGCTCATACTCGACGGCGTGGAAAACCTGCCGGAACAATGCATAGAGCAGATACTGGATCCTGTTCTGCTTTATATGCCGGACAACCTGCATCTTGTACTCGCAGGCCGGCACTGTGGAGACCTGCCATTATCCAGGCTCAAGCTTCAGGGGCAGGTCACGGAAATTTCCGGCAACGACCTCAAATTCACACCCTTCGAAATCGAGGAATTCCTGGATGGTTACCTGGAACGGAAGGATATCGCCCGGGTTGCCGAAAAACTGGAGGGCTGGCCCGCGGCAGTTCAATTGGTAAGAAACATCCTTGCGGAAAACAGCGACCCGTCCCAGGCCCTGACATCCTATAGCGGGGCAGAGAAAAACACGCGCGACTATATTATCGAAACCGTATTTTCACCGCTTTCTTCCCTGCAAAAAGGCCTTTTGCTGGATTTCTGTATCTTCGAAAATATTGATCGGGATATCCTGCAGGACATGCGGCCGGAAGGCGACGTCCTGGCTCTATTGGGCACGTTGAACAGTCTTGACGGCCAGTTCCTTTACATCAGTGGTCCAGCAGAAAATAGTTATCGGATACACCCCTTATTACGTGAGGCCCTGATCTCTCATCTTGAAGAGACAAACCCTGCACATTTCAGGGAAATTCACCGCAAGGCAGCGATGATGTATAGCGACACCGGGGACATCATCCAGGCCATCAAACATTCCCTGAAAGCCGGCACACCAGAAATCGGCGCCATAGCCGTTGAAAAAGCCGGGGGGGTCATGTTGTGGAACAAGGAGGGTATGTCCCGTATCCGACAAGCCGTCGCCCTGCTGCCGGAAGAGGTCTATCGAGACCATCCCCGGCTGCATCTGGCCAAGGCCCTTGTCTGCCTGAAAGACGGCCACCTGAACGACGGCCGCCACATCTTTGACCAGGTCACCCGACAAATCGAGGAAAGCGGAACCGCACCCACCACCGAGCTGGCCTATGACCTGGTGGTAATTTCCTCCACACTCTCCGTCTATGACGGCACCCCCCTGACCGAACAGGTCACCGACCAGATCGGCGACTATATCAACAATTCAGACCTGATCGACAAGGTCCAGATCGGCTTCGCACAGACCGTCGTCTGTATTTCCAGCCTGCAGAAAGGGGACTATGAAACGGCAAAATCCGTCGGCGCCCAAGCCGTTGCCCATTTCCAGAAATACAACTCCGTCTTCGGAGAAGTCTATATCTATATTCACATGGCCAGCGTGGCCCTGGCAGAGGGAGAACTGGACGAAGCACAGGATTACCTGACCAAGGTCCAGAACAACCAAAGAAAATATTTCATCGACGACAAGGACATGCGCCTTGTGTCCAGCATTCTGCGGGCCGAATTACACTATGAAAGAAACGAGTTGAACAGCGCCGCCCGGCTGTTGAAGGATATCAATCACCGGTTGGAAAACGGCGAAGCCTGGTATGAAATCTATGCTTCCGGCTATACTGTATCCACCGCCCTCGCCTTTCTGACAAAAGGCCTGGAGGCTTGCCTCAGCCTGGCCGATGAGTCATCAAAATACATCAAAAGGGAAGGACTGAAGCGCCTCAATCGTTTGGTCGTCGCCAACAAAGCGGGATATCTGTGCCGGTCCGACCTGGTCAGCAAGGCACGAAAACTTATTCAGCAGAACAATCTGACCTTTGAGGAATATCGCCGAAACCACGGCGAAGAATTTTCCGCACGGGAAAAATATGGCGTACTCCAGGCCCTGGTGCGCCTGCTGATCGCTGAGAAGCGTTATGACGAAGCCATTCCGGAACTGCGCCGACTGATTCAGAAAGCCCGTCGCGACCGCCACCCCCAGACAGAACAGAAGTACCGCCTTTTTCTCGCAATTGCCGGTTTTGAAAGCGGTCAGAAGCAGCCCGCCTTCCGGGAACTGGACAAGGTTTTGAGCTTTGTGCGCCAGAAGGGCCTGCTGAGGTTCATGCTGGATGAAGCATCCTTTGTTCTGCCCCTGCTGTCGGCCTATTGCGAAGACGCCAAAGCCGCTGAAAGGGATCACGCCAGATATATACTTTCCTGCGTTGAGGAAACCGCTCCCGCCAATGACAAAATCATCCTGACACGCCGGGAAAACCAGATGCTGGAACAAATTGCCGAAGGCCATTCAGATAAAATCATCGCCCGCAACCTCGACGTGTCCGAGAATACGGTGAGGTTCCACCTTAAAAACCTGTTCAAGAAACTGGATGTCAAAAACCGGCGTCTGGCCGTTGTCGAAGCAAAGCGCCAGTTGCTTTTGAAATAA
- a CDS encoding purine-cytosine permease family protein produces the protein MSESDLLDAHGAEITVARNQLVDGWHVAMIIVGVTITLPAFLVGASIMSSVGTRTGLAAILTGDLIISLVGMAAMYIAVTRRQSTYQILDASFGPLGSRIISFVIALTLLGWFGVTVAFFAEAVAKAFLELTGIYLPVQLCIVAGCLLMTSTTIYGFRAMDLLSKFTVPLMFVILLGGVVAIASDYSFRDIWFAEPSGAPAAFGEMVSMVVGALMVGVTIVPDLARFIRRPGQVVTASGGGYGIASSLVLVLAGLPVLMTGQVSLIDNMFAVGFGIPALVMMIFASWTTNVSNLYSSCLGLSQAIPAFTGKRLAVVAGTIGGLFALSGIMTHLIGFLVFLGIFIPPVAGIYISQFLVRLPRTVKSVSPVAMLTWGLSAGISFFLARAQMSLTFVPALDSLLLAMLFYALISKATGALLRQRPDAGF, from the coding sequence ATGAGTGAGAGTGACCTGCTGGATGCCCATGGCGCGGAAATAACCGTTGCCCGGAACCAGCTTGTAGACGGCTGGCATGTGGCGATGATCATCGTCGGAGTGACCATCACCCTGCCGGCTTTTCTTGTGGGCGCGAGCATAATGTCCTCTGTCGGCACACGGACCGGTCTGGCCGCTATTTTGACCGGGGATCTGATTATTTCCCTTGTCGGCATGGCGGCCATGTATATTGCGGTGACCCGCAGGCAAAGCACCTATCAAATTCTGGACGCCTCCTTTGGACCGCTCGGCAGCCGGATTATCAGTTTTGTCATCGCGCTCACTCTGCTGGGGTGGTTTGGCGTTACCGTCGCCTTTTTCGCCGAGGCGGTTGCCAAGGCGTTTCTCGAACTGACGGGGATTTATCTGCCGGTACAATTGTGTATCGTTGCCGGATGTCTGCTGATGACGTCGACGACCATCTACGGTTTTCGCGCGATGGACCTGCTCAGCAAATTTACCGTGCCGCTGATGTTTGTCATTCTGCTGGGCGGTGTGGTCGCTATCGCTTCGGATTACAGTTTCCGGGATATCTGGTTCGCCGAACCGTCAGGTGCGCCGGCGGCATTCGGGGAAATGGTTTCAATGGTTGTCGGCGCCCTTATGGTCGGCGTTACAATTGTGCCGGACCTCGCGCGGTTTATCCGTCGTCCCGGCCAGGTCGTCACCGCATCCGGGGGCGGATATGGCATTGCCTCAAGCCTTGTGCTGGTGCTTGCGGGCCTTCCCGTGTTGATGACGGGTCAGGTCAGCCTGATCGACAACATGTTTGCCGTGGGCTTTGGCATTCCGGCGCTGGTGATGATGATCTTTGCCAGCTGGACCACCAATGTCAGCAATCTTTATTCTAGCTGCCTTGGCCTCAGCCAGGCGATACCCGCTTTTACCGGCAAACGGCTGGCAGTGGTGGCTGGTACAATAGGCGGCCTGTTCGCCCTGTCCGGTATTATGACGCATCTGATCGGTTTTCTGGTTTTCCTGGGGATTTTCATCCCGCCGGTCGCAGGAATTTATATATCCCAATTTTTGGTTCGGCTGCCCCGGACGGTAAAGAGCGTCTCCCCCGTTGCCATGCTGACATGGGGCTTGTCTGCCGGGATCAGTTTCTTCCTGGCCCGCGCGCAGATGTCGCTGACTTTCGTGCCGGCGCTGGATTCCCTGCTTCTCGCCATGTTGTTTTACGCGCTTATTTCAAAAGCAACTGGCGCTTTGCTTCGACAACGGCCAGACGCCGGTTTTTGA
- a CDS encoding C39 family peptidase, protein MTAPANAGTIFIPSPLGGPARVKVVSLKEARFQTVIKQQYDFSCGSAALASLLTFHYNHPVSENSVFTKMFEEGDQARIRRYGFSLLDMKKYLASVGYNSDGFRVGLERLEKARVPAIVLINTNGYKHFVIVKGLSDQEVLVGDPALGVRVWSREDFLNSWNGIIFVVRSQVSQGRKHFNLERDWKVRSKAPFGSALSRQSLASFSVHLTGTLNSF, encoded by the coding sequence TTGACTGCCCCGGCGAATGCGGGAACCATCTTTATCCCCTCGCCCCTTGGCGGGCCGGCGCGCGTCAAAGTGGTCAGCCTCAAAGAAGCGCGGTTCCAGACGGTGATCAAACAACAATATGATTTCAGCTGCGGCTCCGCCGCCCTGGCGTCACTCCTGACCTTCCATTACAACCACCCGGTTTCGGAAAACAGCGTGTTTACAAAAATGTTCGAGGAAGGCGACCAGGCGCGCATCCGCCGCTATGGCTTTTCCCTCCTCGACATGAAGAAATACCTCGCCAGCGTCGGGTACAACTCGGATGGCTTCCGGGTTGGCCTTGAAAGGCTGGAAAAAGCGCGCGTGCCAGCCATTGTTCTCATCAACACCAACGGCTACAAACATTTTGTGATTGTCAAGGGATTGTCCGACCAGGAAGTGCTGGTCGGCGATCCAGCCCTTGGGGTGCGGGTCTGGTCCCGGGAAGATTTTCTCAACAGCTGGAACGGCATTATCTTCGTCGTCCGCTCCCAAGTAAGTCAGGGGCGCAAGCATTTCAATCTTGAAAGAGACTGGAAAGTCCGCAGCAAAGCGCCCTTCGGAAGCGCGCTCAGTCGCCAGAGCCTGGCCAGTTTCTCCGTCCATCTAACAGGAACCCTTAACAGCTTTTAG